A genomic segment from Euleptes europaea isolate rEulEur1 chromosome 15, rEulEur1.hap1, whole genome shotgun sequence encodes:
- the TMEM169 gene encoding transmembrane protein 169 codes for MPRENTSGTEEPVLRENKGRTQNSQCNSLRRAVATAVTFDGEVTTDRRKKRKKEPRPESIIVYRSGNENKVEEEQVDEEGGEKSSEEGSKFLGQSIGDGSWTMPLDSRYVTLTGTITRGKKKGQMVDIHVTLTDKELQELAKSKEPPKTEIPEGKNICGLAKGPHVLLWSLACLPVIFIMSFVVSFYYGTITWYNVFLVYNEERTFWHKITFCPFLIIFYPIIIMVVSCSLGLYTAVTQISWAFGDWWHAVRDMEKGFCGWLCSKMGLEDCSPYSIVELLDSDNVSGSLSAKGSVQEEVSAV; via the exons ATGCCAAGAGAGAATACTAGTGGAACAGAAGAGCCTGTGTTAAGGGAGAACAAGGGCAGGACACAAAACTCTCAGTGCAACTCCTTACGCAGAGCTGTAGCCACTGCAGTGACCTTTGATGGAGAGGTGACTACagacagaaggaagaagagaaagaaagaacccCGCCCAGAATCAATAATCGTGTATCGGTCAGGAAATGAAAACAAGGTGGAAGAAGAACAGGTGGATGAAGAGGGGGGTGAGAAAAGTTCAGAGGAAGGCTCCAAGTTCTTGGGACAGTCTATAGGAGATG GTTCTTGGACTATGCCCTTAGATAGCAGATATGTTACATTAACTGGAACCATCacaagaggaaagaaaaaaggccaGATGGTGGACATTCATGTTACACTAACTGATAAAGAGCTGCAGGAGCTGGCTAAGTCGAAAGAGCCTCCCAAAACTGAAATTCCTGAAGGAAAAAATATTTGTGGGCTGGCTAAGGGCCCCCATGTCCTTCTCTGGAGCCTTGCCTGCCTTCCTGTCATTTTCATTATGTCCTTTGTGGTTTCTTTTTACTATGGGACCATCACCTGGTACAATGTCTTCTTAGTGTACAATGAAGAGAGGACCTTCTGGCACAAGATCACCTTCTGTCCCTTTCTAATCATCTTCTACCCCATCATAATTATGGTCGTTTCTTGCTCCCTGGGCCTTTACACAGCGGTGACTCAGATCTCATGGGCCTTTGGGGATTGGTGGCATGCTGTGAGAGACATGGAAAAAGGGTTCTGTGGCTGGCTGTGTAGCAAGATGGGCTTAGAAGACTGTTCTCCATACAGCATTGTTGAGCTGTTAGATTCTGACAATGTCTCAGGTAGTCTATCCGCTAAAGGCTCAGTGCAAGAAGAGGTTTCAGCTGTCTGA